A genomic window from Nocardioides sp. BP30 includes:
- the uvrA gene encoding excinuclease ABC subunit UvrA — MADQLIIRGAREHNLKDVSLDLPRDALIVFTGLSGSGKSSLAFDTIFAEGQRRYVESLSAYARQFLGQMDKPDVDFIEGLSPAVSIDQKSTSKNPRSTVGTITEVYDYLRLLYARAGRAHCPVCGAPIERQTPQQIVDRVLALEEGRRFQVLAPVIRGRKGEYVELFSQLQQQGYSRARVDGETYQLDAPPTLDKQKKHTIEVVVDRLAVKESSKRRLTDSVETALELAGGLIVFDFVDTGEQVKFSEKMSCPNDHAIDTDDLEPRSFSFNSPFGACPACSGLGTRMEVDPELVVPNPQATLGEGAIQPWSHAHIAEYFLRLMGALGQELGFDLNTPWEELSVKAQRAILDGHSTKVHVVTRNRYGRQRAYDADFEGVRSYIERRHREAESDTSRERFEGFMREVPCPVCSGSRLKPVSMAVTLGAKEEGGKNIAEVCALPINEAAAYLDGIELSEREKQIAERVLKEIQERLRFLLDVGLDYLSLDRPSGSLSGGEAQRIRLATQIGAGLVGVLYVLDEPSIGLHQRDNQKLIETLVRLKELGNTLIVVEHDEDTIRVADWVVDIGPGAGEHGGQVVHSGTVKELYANESSMTGQYLAGKREIPVPELRRPRTPGRALTVHDARENNLKNVTVEFPLGVFCAVTGVSGSGKSTLVNDILYTSLAKQIYGARAIPGRHRTISGLENVDKVIHVDQSPIGRTPRSNPATYTGVFDHVRKLFAATPEAKMRGYQQGRFSFNVKGGRCEACAGDGTIKIEMNFLPDVYVPCEVCHGQRYNRETLEVHYKGKNIGEVLDMPIEEAVEFFAAVPAIARHLTTLVEVGLGYVRLGQPATTLSGGEAQRVKLASELQKRSTGRTVYVLDEPTTGLHFEDIRKLLKVLQSLVDKGNTVLTIEHNLDVIKTADWLIDMGPEGGSRGGTVIAEGTPEQVAADPASYTGRFLVPLLQGREAAQPPAAKKPARKRASTPAKATAKAAAKAR, encoded by the coding sequence GTGGCGGACCAGCTCATCATCCGGGGTGCGCGTGAGCACAACCTCAAGGACGTCTCGCTCGACCTGCCCCGCGATGCGCTGATCGTGTTCACCGGCCTGTCCGGCTCGGGGAAGTCGAGCCTCGCCTTCGACACCATCTTCGCCGAGGGCCAGCGGCGCTACGTCGAGTCGCTCTCGGCGTACGCGCGCCAGTTCCTCGGCCAGATGGACAAGCCCGACGTCGACTTCATCGAGGGCCTGAGCCCGGCCGTGTCGATCGACCAGAAGTCGACCTCGAAGAACCCGCGCTCGACGGTCGGCACCATCACCGAGGTCTACGACTACCTGCGCCTGCTCTACGCGCGCGCCGGCCGTGCGCACTGTCCCGTCTGCGGCGCGCCGATCGAGCGGCAGACGCCGCAGCAGATCGTCGACCGCGTCCTCGCCCTGGAGGAGGGCCGGCGCTTCCAGGTGCTCGCGCCGGTCATCCGCGGCCGCAAGGGCGAGTACGTCGAGCTCTTCTCCCAGCTGCAGCAGCAGGGCTACAGCCGTGCCCGGGTGGACGGCGAGACCTACCAGCTCGATGCCCCGCCGACGCTCGACAAGCAGAAGAAGCACACGATCGAGGTCGTGGTCGACCGGCTGGCGGTCAAGGAGTCGAGCAAGCGCCGGCTCACCGACTCGGTGGAGACCGCCCTGGAGCTGGCCGGCGGCCTCATCGTCTTCGACTTCGTCGACACCGGCGAGCAGGTCAAGTTCAGCGAGAAGATGTCGTGCCCGAACGACCACGCCATCGACACCGACGACCTCGAGCCGCGCTCGTTCTCGTTCAACAGCCCGTTCGGCGCCTGCCCGGCCTGTTCCGGGCTCGGCACCCGGATGGAGGTCGACCCCGAGCTGGTCGTGCCGAACCCGCAGGCCACCCTCGGCGAGGGCGCCATCCAGCCGTGGAGCCATGCCCACATCGCCGAGTACTTCCTGCGGCTGATGGGTGCGCTCGGCCAGGAGCTCGGCTTCGACCTGAACACCCCGTGGGAGGAGCTCTCGGTCAAGGCCCAGCGTGCGATCCTCGACGGGCACAGCACGAAGGTGCACGTCGTCACCCGCAACCGCTACGGCCGCCAGCGCGCCTACGACGCCGATTTCGAGGGTGTGCGCTCCTACATCGAGCGCCGTCACCGGGAGGCCGAGTCCGACACCAGCCGGGAGCGCTTCGAGGGCTTCATGCGCGAGGTGCCGTGCCCGGTCTGCTCCGGCAGCCGGCTCAAGCCCGTCTCCATGGCCGTCACGCTGGGTGCCAAGGAGGAGGGCGGCAAGAACATCGCCGAGGTCTGTGCGCTGCCGATCAACGAGGCCGCCGCCTACCTCGACGGCATCGAGCTGAGCGAGCGCGAGAAGCAGATCGCCGAGCGGGTGCTCAAGGAGATCCAGGAGCGGCTGCGCTTCCTGCTCGACGTGGGTCTGGACTACCTCTCGCTCGACCGGCCGAGTGGGTCGCTGTCGGGCGGCGAGGCGCAACGCATCCGGCTGGCGACGCAGATCGGCGCCGGCCTGGTCGGCGTCCTCTACGTCCTGGACGAGCCGTCGATCGGTCTGCACCAGCGCGACAACCAGAAGCTCATCGAGACCCTGGTCCGGCTCAAGGAGCTCGGCAACACCCTGATCGTCGTCGAGCACGACGAGGACACCATCCGGGTGGCCGACTGGGTGGTCGACATCGGCCCCGGTGCCGGTGAGCACGGTGGCCAGGTGGTGCACAGCGGGACCGTCAAGGAGCTCTACGCCAACGAGTCCTCCATGACCGGGCAGTACCTGGCCGGCAAGCGTGAGATCCCGGTGCCCGAGCTGCGCCGGCCCCGGACGCCGGGCCGCGCCCTGACCGTGCACGACGCCCGCGAGAACAACCTGAAGAACGTGACGGTCGAGTTCCCGCTCGGGGTCTTCTGCGCCGTCACCGGCGTCTCGGGCTCGGGCAAGTCGACGCTGGTCAACGACATCCTCTACACCTCGCTGGCCAAGCAGATCTACGGCGCTCGCGCGATCCCCGGGCGGCACCGGACGATCAGCGGCCTGGAGAACGTCGACAAGGTGATCCACGTCGACCAGTCGCCGATCGGCAGGACGCCGCGGTCGAACCCGGCGACGTACACGGGTGTCTTCGACCACGTCCGCAAGCTGTTCGCCGCGACCCCGGAGGCGAAGATGCGGGGCTACCAGCAGGGCCGGTTCTCGTTCAACGTCAAGGGCGGCCGCTGTGAGGCGTGCGCCGGCGACGGCACCATCAAGATCGAGATGAACTTCCTGCCGGACGTCTACGTCCCCTGCGAGGTCTGCCACGGTCAGCGCTACAACCGCGAGACGCTCGAGGTGCACTACAAGGGCAAGAACATCGGCGAGGTCCTCGACATGCCGATCGAGGAGGCGGTGGAGTTCTTCGCCGCCGTCCCCGCCATCGCCCGTCACCTCACGACGCTGGTGGAGGTCGGCCTCGGCTATGTCCGGCTGGGACAGCCGGCGACCACGCTCTCGGGTGGTGAGGCGCAACGCGTCAAGCTCGCCTCCGAGCTGCAGAAGCGCTCCACCGGCCGCACGGTCTACGTCCTGGACGAGCCGACCACCGGACTGCACTTCGAGGACATCCGCAAGCTGCTCAAGGTGCTCCAGAGCCTGGTCGACAAGGGCAACACGGTGCTGACGATCGAGCACAACCTCGACGTCATCAAGACCGCCGACTGGCTCATCGACATGGGCCCGGAGGGCGGGTCGCGCGGCGGCACGGTGATCGCCGAGGGTACGCCGGAGCAGGTCGCGGCCGACCCGGCCAGCTACACCGGGCGGTTCCTCGTGCCGCTGCTGCAGGGTCGCGAGGCGGCGCAGCCGCCGGCGGCGAAGAAGCCGGCGCGCAAGCGGGCCTCGACACCGGCGAAGGCGACGGCGAAGGCAGCGGCGAAGGCACGCTGA
- a CDS encoding MBL fold metallo-hydrolase — translation MSYTGEVTPGGAPDVRELADLTITKVAVDERMANNCYLLRCRATGEQLLVDAAAQAATLLPLIGAGGGLSTVVTTHQHWDHHRALADVVAVTGAATVAGEPDAAAITDATGVPITRTVGQGDTVAVGECVLEVIALRGHTPGSIALLYSDPHGTPHLFTGDSLFPGGVGNTQKDEARFTQLIDDVEERIFQRLPDSTWFYPGHGDDSTLGAERPHLAEWRERGW, via the coding sequence GTGAGCTACACCGGAGAGGTGACGCCGGGCGGCGCGCCCGACGTCCGCGAGCTGGCCGACCTGACCATCACCAAGGTGGCGGTGGACGAGCGGATGGCCAACAACTGCTACCTCCTGCGCTGCCGGGCGACGGGCGAGCAGTTGCTCGTCGACGCCGCGGCGCAGGCCGCGACCCTGCTGCCCCTGATCGGTGCCGGCGGCGGCCTGTCCACCGTCGTGACCACCCACCAGCACTGGGACCACCATCGCGCGCTCGCGGACGTGGTCGCCGTGACCGGTGCGGCCACCGTGGCCGGCGAGCCGGACGCGGCGGCGATCACCGACGCCACCGGCGTGCCGATCACCCGGACCGTGGGCCAGGGCGACACCGTCGCCGTGGGCGAGTGCGTGCTGGAGGTGATCGCGCTGCGCGGCCACACGCCGGGCTCGATCGCCCTGCTCTACAGCGACCCCCACGGCACCCCGCACCTCTTCACCGGCGACAGCCTCTTTCCCGGCGGCGTCGGCAACACCCAGAAGGACGAGGCGCGCTTCACCCAGCTGATCGACGACGTGGAGGAGCGGATCTTCCAGCGGCTGCCCGACAGCACGTGGTTCTACCCCGGCCACGGCGACGACTCCACGCTGGGAGCCGAGCGGCCACACCTCGCCGAGTGGCGCGAACGGGGCTGGTGA
- a CDS encoding ClpP family protease — translation MSSYTIPSVVERTRQGERAVDIYSRLLGERIVYVGTPIDDGVANVVIAQLLHLESDSPESPISLYLNSPGGDPTAMLAVYDTMEFIASPVATTCVGQARGAAAVLLAAGAPGQRTVLPRARVVLEQPAQGGTRGDVPDLQVAAKEILRLRTELETVLARHTGRGVGEVHRDTDRDLVLTAEEAVRYGVADAVIASRRPRGVA, via the coding sequence ATGAGCAGCTACACGATCCCGTCGGTGGTGGAGCGAACCCGGCAGGGCGAGCGCGCGGTCGACATCTACAGCAGGCTGCTGGGCGAGCGCATCGTCTACGTCGGCACGCCGATCGACGACGGGGTCGCCAACGTGGTGATCGCCCAGCTGCTGCATCTGGAGTCCGACAGCCCCGAGTCGCCGATCAGCCTCTACCTGAACAGTCCCGGCGGCGATCCGACGGCGATGCTGGCCGTCTACGACACGATGGAGTTCATCGCCTCGCCCGTGGCCACCACCTGCGTCGGGCAGGCTCGCGGAGCGGCCGCCGTGCTGCTGGCGGCCGGTGCGCCGGGGCAGCGCACCGTGCTGCCCCGCGCGCGCGTCGTGCTCGAGCAGCCGGCGCAGGGCGGCACGCGCGGCGACGTACCCGACCTCCAGGTGGCGGCCAAGGAGATCCTGCGGCTGCGCACCGAGCTGGAGACGGTCCTGGCCCGGCACACCGGCCGCGGGGTGGGGGAGGTGCACCGGGACACCGATCGCGACCTCGTCCTCACCGCCGAGGAGGCGGTCAGGTACGGCGTCGCCGACGCCGTGATCGCCAGCAGGAGGCCACGGGGCGTGGCGTGA
- a CDS encoding ClpP family protease has product MTQTQEHPLGALDDQLTARLLHQRIIVLGQEVDDPIANRICAELLLLAAEDPHRDISLYINSPGGSVTAGMAIFDVMQLIPNDVATLGMGLAASMGQFLLTAGTPGKRFVLPNAEVLLHKGSAGIGGSAADIEVQATRLERMTRRMLAITAERTGRSIEQVDADSVRDRWFTAQEAREYGLVDEVLDDVESVAPARRGTAFGIAR; this is encoded by the coding sequence ATGACACAGACCCAGGAACACCCGCTCGGCGCTCTCGACGACCAGCTGACCGCGCGGCTGCTGCACCAGCGCATCATCGTCCTCGGCCAGGAGGTCGACGACCCGATCGCCAATCGGATCTGCGCCGAGCTGCTCCTGCTCGCCGCGGAGGACCCACACCGGGACATCAGCCTCTACATCAACAGCCCGGGCGGTTCCGTGACGGCCGGGATGGCGATCTTCGACGTGATGCAGCTGATTCCCAACGACGTCGCCACGCTGGGCATGGGCCTGGCCGCCAGCATGGGTCAGTTCCTGCTGACGGCCGGTACGCCGGGCAAGCGCTTCGTGCTGCCGAACGCCGAGGTGCTGCTGCACAAGGGCTCGGCCGGGATCGGCGGGAGTGCGGCGGACATCGAGGTGCAGGCCACCCGCCTGGAGCGGATGACCCGCCGGATGCTGGCCATCACGGCGGAGCGGACCGGGCGGAGCATCGAGCAGGTGGACGCGGACTCGGTGCGGGACCGCTGGTTCACCGCCCAGGAGGCACGCGAGTACGGCCTGGTCGACGAGGTGCTCGACGACGTGGAGTCGGTCGCGCCGGCCCGTCGTGGCACCGCGTTCGGGATCGCGCGATGA
- a CDS encoding Rieske (2Fe-2S) protein encodes MTEQKITRRHVIGGAAIVGVGVPLLAACGSSDGSATDSTGTSNTSGSSSAASSGGAAGSSSGSSSAQTLGPASDVTVGSGKIYTDAAVVVTQPTAGTYEGFSAICTHQGCPVTSISGGTINCTCHGSKFSIKDGSVVQGPATQSLEKVAVSVDGGNIVKS; translated from the coding sequence GTGACCGAGCAGAAGATCACCCGTCGGCATGTCATCGGGGGCGCCGCGATCGTGGGGGTCGGCGTACCGCTGCTCGCGGCGTGCGGGTCGAGCGACGGCAGCGCCACCGACAGCACCGGCACCAGCAACACGAGCGGCAGCAGCTCGGCGGCGAGCAGCGGTGGGGCAGCCGGCTCCTCCAGCGGCTCCAGCAGCGCGCAGACCCTCGGGCCGGCCTCCGACGTCACCGTCGGCAGCGGCAAGATCTACACCGACGCGGCCGTCGTGGTGACCCAGCCCACGGCCGGGACCTACGAGGGCTTCAGCGCCATCTGCACCCACCAGGGCTGCCCGGTGACCTCGATCTCCGGCGGCACCATCAACTGCACCTGCCACGGCAGCAAGTTCTCCATCAAGGACGGCTCGGTCGTGCAGGGCCCGGCCACGCAGTCGTTGGAGAAGGTCGCCGTCAGCGTCGACGGCGGCAACATCGTCAAGAGCTGA
- a CDS encoding limonene-1,2-epoxide hydrolase family protein: MTDSTVVVRDFLSLLENGRAAEAVEMLTPDAQWRNTGLPTLRGRRMRRVLLDLERRHIRFRADMHHLAADGDVVLTDRTDFLRIGRWEASFWVCGTFHVRAGRIELWDDHYAMGNVLAGSLVGLAKMVTRR; encoded by the coding sequence ATGACCGACTCCACCGTCGTCGTCCGCGACTTCCTGTCCCTGCTCGAGAACGGCCGCGCCGCCGAGGCGGTCGAGATGCTGACTCCCGACGCCCAGTGGCGCAACACCGGCCTGCCGACCCTGCGCGGTCGCCGCATGCGCCGGGTCCTGCTCGACCTGGAGCGGCGCCACATCCGGTTCCGGGCCGACATGCACCACCTCGCCGCCGACGGCGACGTGGTCCTCACCGATCGGACCGACTTCCTGCGGATCGGCCGGTGGGAGGCGTCGTTCTGGGTCTGCGGGACCTTCCACGTGCGCGCGGGCCGGATCGAGCTGTGGGACGACCACTACGCGATGGGCAACGTGCTCGCCGGCTCCCTGGTCGGCCTGGCCAAGATGGTCACGAGACGCTGA
- a CDS encoding helix-turn-helix domain-containing protein, which produces MGQVFEFPQRPQPSEPAAEPLWRDAVGEVLRDERRTQDRTLADVAGAAGVSTQYLSEVERGRKEASSEVLGAVSGALGLRLIDLTGRVTRRLAAGRLSGPVCLAA; this is translated from the coding sequence ATGGGCCAGGTCTTCGAGTTCCCGCAGCGACCCCAGCCGAGCGAGCCCGCGGCCGAGCCGCTGTGGCGAGACGCCGTGGGTGAGGTGCTCCGCGACGAGCGCCGCACCCAGGACCGCACCCTGGCCGACGTGGCCGGCGCGGCAGGGGTGTCCACGCAGTACCTCTCGGAGGTCGAACGCGGCCGCAAGGAGGCCAGCTCCGAGGTCCTCGGCGCGGTGTCGGGCGCGCTCGGACTGCGCCTGATCGACCTGACGGGCCGGGTCACCCGCCGCCTCGCCGCCGGCCGGCTCAGCGGCCCGGTCTGCCTGGCCGCCTGA
- a CDS encoding maleylpyruvate isomerase family mycothiol-dependent enzyme, translating into MSAATEADQLRAASRRLVRTVDALSDDDWAAPSRLPGWSRAHVVAHLALNAEGLAGAVTGAVEGRPVPMYVSDERRDGDIEALAVAAPDRLRDRLFGGVTTLLQALALLAQAPEEVDAAMIDRTPGGRRFPVARVATMRWREVEIHHVDLGRGYSPADWPAEFSRALLEETARRHRDTVDATVVATDLDWTLPLGSGRPTVTGAAHGLAWWLTGRAPYPGAEVTSESGVLPRIEAM; encoded by the coding sequence ATGTCCGCCGCCACCGAGGCCGATCAGCTGCGCGCCGCTTCGCGCCGGCTGGTGCGCACCGTCGACGCACTGTCCGACGACGACTGGGCCGCGCCGAGCCGCCTGCCGGGGTGGAGCCGTGCCCACGTGGTGGCGCACCTCGCCCTCAACGCGGAGGGCCTCGCGGGAGCGGTGACGGGCGCCGTCGAGGGCCGGCCCGTACCGATGTACGTCTCCGACGAGCGCCGCGACGGCGACATCGAGGCGCTGGCCGTGGCGGCGCCCGACCGGCTGCGCGACAGGCTCTTCGGCGGCGTGACGACGCTGCTGCAGGCCCTGGCACTGTTGGCACAGGCGCCCGAGGAGGTGGACGCGGCGATGATCGACCGGACGCCGGGTGGCAGGCGCTTCCCGGTCGCGCGGGTCGCCACGATGCGGTGGCGCGAGGTCGAGATCCACCACGTCGACCTCGGTCGGGGCTACTCCCCCGCCGACTGGCCGGCGGAGTTCAGCAGGGCGCTCTTGGAGGAGACAGCGCGCCGCCACCGGGACACGGTCGATGCGACGGTCGTCGCCACCGACCTGGACTGGACGCTGCCGCTGGGCAGCGGCCGGCCCACCGTCACCGGTGCGGCACACGGGCTGGCATGGTGGCTCACCGGAAGGGCGCCGTACCCGGGTGCCGAGGTGACCAGCGAGAGCGGCGTCCTGCCGAGGATCGAGGCGATGTGA